A region from the Panicum hallii strain FIL2 chromosome 1, PHallii_v3.1, whole genome shotgun sequence genome encodes:
- the LOC112894076 gene encoding uncharacterized protein LOC112894076 — MAMTSEDGDILALLSEPSLTEEQLEASESDDILPAILGAIKSNAKAVEPSPEEAAWADSCFVQTSELSEDDWGAMRNALLDALEKPMDSPFDASEAVHDKSIHAISEERPHSLNAEKVPRHDDVHMEQMNNIDDDKDSSQACEVADVIRGVDEHGKQMDGYTVKPEDDNELASPEGLEQTESTDSIFKVWDLELSFSDDDDGELELIKDLKKLLKENGSPPETVYPTSPPDDVAKPLDQINIDELVAGLSDLSIEQTNK, encoded by the coding sequence ATGGCCATGACTTCTGAAGATGGAGACATCTTGGCTCTTCTTTCAGAACCAAGTCTAACGGAAGAGCAACTTGAAGCTTCTGAATCTGATGATATACTGCCTGCTATTCTAGGAGCCATTAAATCAAATGCAAAGGCAGTTGAACCTTCACCCGAGGAGGCTGCCTGGGCAGATTCATGTTTTGTGCAGACTTCTGAATTGTCAGAGGATGACTGGGGAGCAATGAGGAATGCCTTGCTTGATGCCCTTGAGAAGCCAATGGATAGTCCCTTTGATGCTTCTGAAGCTGTGCATGACAAAAGCATCCATGCAATCTCAGAGGAAAGGCCTCACTCTCTCAATGCTGAAAAGGTTCCTCGGCATGATGATGTGCACATGGAGCAGATGAACAATATCGATGATGACAAGGATAGTAGTCAAGCTTGTGAAGTTGCTGATGTAATCAGAGGTGTAGATGAACATGGAAAGCAAATGGATGGTTACACAGTGAAACCTGAGGATGACAATGAGTTGGCTTCACCCGAAGGTCTTGAGCAGACGGAGTCGACAGATTCTATCTTCAAGGTTTGGGATCTGGAGCTGTCtttttccgatgatgatgatggtgagCTTGAACTCATCAAGGATCTGAAGAAGCTCCTCAAGGAGAATGGCAGCCCTCCAGAGACTGTGTATCCAACTTCTCCTCCGGATGACGTAGCTAAGCCCTTGGATCAGATAAACATCGATGAACTTGTGGCGGGCTTGAGTGACTTGTCAATAGAACAAACCAACAAGTAA